CTGCGGCACCGGCGGCACCCTGGCGGGACTCGCCGCCGGACTGGGGGCCGACGGGCAGGCGCTCGGCATCCCGGTCCTCAAGGGCGGCCGGCCGCACTTCCTGCAGGGGGCCGTGGAGGAGCTGCAGCGCGCCGCGTTCGGTGGCCCGCGCGGCACCTGGCGGCTGGACGACCGCTTCCACTGCGGCGGCTATGCCCGGCGCACCCCGGAGCTGGACGCCTTCGCGGACGCCTTCGAGCAGCGGCACGGACTGGCGCTGGAGCGGATCTACGTCGCCAAGCTGCTGTACGGGCTGACCACGCTGGCCGGGGAGGGCGCCTTCCCGCCCGGCAGCACGGTGGCCGCGGTGATCACCGGCGCCCCCTGAGACCGGCCCCGCCGACCGGGGGCCGGCTCCCCCGGCCCACCCGCCCCGGCCCGGCTCGTTCCCGGTCACGACGCGCCCTCCCGGTACGCCGTCGCCTCCTCCAGGTCCAGCCGGCGCAGCAGGGTCCGCATCATCTCGTCGTCGATCTTCCGGTCGTCCCGCAACCGGACGAGGACCCGGCGCTCGGCGTCGATCATCTCCCGGGCCAGCCGCCGGTACGTCGCGTCGGCGGACTCCCCGGTCGCCTCGTTGACCGCGCCCAGCCGCTCCCACACGGAGTTGCGCCGCCGCTCCAGGACCGTGCGCAGCCGGTCGGTGAGCGGGCCGGGCAGCGCGTTGCGCTCGTCGTGGAGCAGTTCGTCCAGCCGTTCCTCGGCGGCCCGGGACGCCTCGCTCTGCGCCTGGGCCTCGGCGAGCGTCTCGGCCTGGGCGTCCCGGCCGGGCAGCCGCAGGGCCCGGATCAGCGGCGGGAGCGTCAGCCCCTGGACGACGAGGGTGGCGATGACGGTGGTGAAGGTCAGGAACAGCACGAGGTTGCGGTCCGGGAAGGGGCCGCCGCCGGCCATCCGGTCGGGGATCGAGAACGCGACGGCCAGCGAGACCACCCCGCGCATCCCGGCCCAGCCGACGATGACCGGTGCCGTCCAGTTCGTATCGGGTTCCCGGGCCCGGATCCGGGCCGACAGCAGCCGCGGCAGGTAGGTCGCGGGGAAGACCCACACGAAGCGCGACACCACCACGACGGCGAACACCACGGCCGCGTACCAGAGGGCCTGGGCGGTGCTGAACTCCCCCAGGCCGCGCACCACCACCCGCAGCTGGAGCCCGATCAGCGCGAAGACCGCGGATTCCAGCAGGAAGGAGATCACCTTCCACACGGCCTCCTCCTGGAGCCGGGTCTCGAAGTCGACCTGCCAGGCGCGGTGCCCCAGGTAGAGGCCGACCACGACGACGGCGAGCACCCCGGAGGCGTGGAACTGTTCGGCCGCCGCGTAGGCGACGAACGGGATGAGCAGCGACAGGGTGTTCTCCAGGAGCGCCGATTCGCGCAGCCGGACGCGCAGCCAGTGCAGCGGCACCATCAGGACGACGCCGATGCCGATGCCTCCCAGCGAGGCGATGGCGAACTCCTTGATCCCGTCGGTCCAGGTGGCCCCCACGCCGATGACGGCCGCCAGCGCCACCTTGTAGGCGGTGATCGCGGTGGCGTCGTTGACCAGCGATTCGCCCTGCAGGATCGTCGTGATCCGGTGCGGCAGCCCGAGCCGGCGGGCGATGGCGGTGGCCGCGACGGCGTCCGGTGGCGCGACGACGGCGCCCAGGACGAGCGCGGCGGGCAGCGGCAGGCCCGGGATGACGAGGTAGGCCGCGTAGCCGACCAGCACCGTCGCGAACAGCACGTACCCCACCGACAGCAGCGCCACCGGCCGCAGGTTGGCCCGCAGGTCCAGGTAGGAGCTGTCCAGGGCCGCGGTGTGCAGCAGAGGGGGCAGCACCAGCGGCAGCACGACGTGCGGATCGAGGGTGTAGTCGGGGATGCCGGGGATGTAGGAGGCGAGGAGGCCGGCCGCGACCAGCATCAGCGGCGCCGGTACGGGTGTCCGCCGCGCCAGCCCGGCGACCGCCGCACTCCCCGCGACCAGCAAAAACAGCGGCATCACAGCCATCGGCCCGTCCCGTCCCCGTTGCCCTCGCCGTCCGTCCCGGC
The sequence above is a segment of the Streptomyces lydicus genome. Coding sequences within it:
- a CDS encoding Na+/H+ antiporter, which produces MAVMPLFLLVAGSAAVAGLARRTPVPAPLMLVAAGLLASYIPGIPDYTLDPHVVLPLVLPPLLHTAALDSSYLDLRANLRPVALLSVGYVLFATVLVGYAAYLVIPGLPLPAALVLGAVVAPPDAVAATAIARRLGLPHRITTILQGESLVNDATAITAYKVALAAVIGVGATWTDGIKEFAIASLGGIGIGVVLMVPLHWLRVRLRESALLENTLSLLIPFVAYAAAEQFHASGVLAVVVVGLYLGHRAWQVDFETRLQEEAVWKVISFLLESAVFALIGLQLRVVVRGLGEFSTAQALWYAAVVFAVVVVSRFVWVFPATYLPRLLSARIRAREPDTNWTAPVIVGWAGMRGVVSLAVAFSIPDRMAGGGPFPDRNLVLFLTFTTVIATLVVQGLTLPPLIRALRLPGRDAQAETLAEAQAQSEASRAAEERLDELLHDERNALPGPLTDRLRTVLERRRNSVWERLGAVNEATGESADATYRRLAREMIDAERRVLVRLRDDRKIDDEMMRTLLRRLDLEEATAYREGAS